A window of the Rhizobium brockwellii genome harbors these coding sequences:
- a CDS encoding sugar phosphate isomerase/epimerase family protein produces the protein MQVEGLSINLATIREQCGFAEAVDICLKHGITSIAPWRDQVAKVGLDEAVRIVKSNGIKLTGLCRGGFFPAANDADWQKNLDDNRRAIDEAAAFSADCLVLVVGGLPDSSKDIVAARQMVFDGIAAVLPHAQAAGVKLAIEPLHPMYAADRACVNTLGQALDMCEQLGEDVGVAVDVYHVWWDPDLASQIARAGRMKRIFAHHICDWLVPTKDMLLDRGMMGDGVIDLKGIRRMVQAAGFFGAQEVEIFSAENWWKRPAEEVIATCVERFRSCCQADFH, from the coding sequence ATGCAGGTCGAAGGACTTTCGATCAATCTGGCGACGATCCGCGAGCAATGCGGTTTTGCCGAAGCCGTCGATATCTGCCTGAAACACGGCATCACTTCGATTGCGCCGTGGCGCGACCAGGTGGCCAAGGTTGGTCTCGACGAGGCGGTGCGTATCGTCAAGTCGAACGGCATCAAGCTGACCGGCCTTTGCCGCGGTGGCTTCTTTCCGGCGGCGAACGATGCCGACTGGCAGAAAAACCTCGACGACAACAGGCGGGCCATCGATGAGGCGGCAGCATTTTCCGCCGATTGCCTCGTGCTCGTCGTCGGTGGCCTGCCTGATAGTTCGAAGGACATCGTTGCCGCCCGCCAAATGGTGTTCGACGGCATCGCCGCCGTGCTGCCGCATGCGCAGGCTGCCGGCGTGAAGCTCGCCATCGAACCGCTGCATCCAATGTATGCCGCGGACCGTGCCTGCGTGAACACGCTCGGTCAGGCGCTCGATATGTGCGAACAACTCGGGGAGGATGTCGGCGTTGCGGTCGATGTCTATCATGTCTGGTGGGATCCCGATCTTGCCAGCCAGATCGCCCGCGCCGGGCGCATGAAACGCATCTTTGCCCATCACATCTGCGACTGGCTGGTGCCGACAAAGGACATGCTGCTCGACCGCGGCATGATGGGCGATGGTGTGATCGACCTCAAAGGCATAAGACGGATGGTGCAGGCCGCCGGTTTTTTCGGCGCTCAGGAGGTGGAGATCTTTTCGGCCGAAAACTGGTGGAAACGCCCGGCCGAAGAAGTGATCGCCACCTGCGTCGAGCGCTTCAGAAGCTGCTGCCAGGCTGATTTTCATTAA
- a CDS encoding TetR/AcrR family transcriptional regulator: protein MNDSGENGEKKRSRRPATERTAQRDPERTRAAILDAATREFAENGMGGARVDAIAERAGTNKRMLYHYFGDKEQLYLRVLEEAYVGIRTAERALHIGDRSPEEGIGELALFTWRYFLQHPEFLSLLGTENLHRARWLRQSVRLKELHSHLIGELSDVLEQGKKQGVFIETADPLHVYLTIASLGYFYLSNQYTLSTIFGRDLIEPTHLNAWERHIVHVTLASIKR from the coding sequence ATGAACGACAGCGGCGAGAACGGGGAAAAGAAAAGGTCTCGGCGCCCAGCTACGGAACGGACGGCCCAACGCGATCCGGAGCGGACGCGCGCCGCGATCCTTGACGCGGCGACCCGGGAATTTGCCGAGAACGGCATGGGCGGGGCTCGTGTCGACGCCATCGCCGAGCGCGCCGGCACCAACAAGCGAATGCTCTATCATTATTTCGGCGACAAGGAGCAGCTCTACCTCAGAGTGCTCGAAGAGGCCTATGTCGGCATCCGCACCGCCGAACGCGCGCTCCATATCGGCGACCGCAGCCCCGAGGAAGGCATCGGCGAACTGGCGCTCTTCACCTGGCGTTACTTCCTCCAACATCCGGAATTCCTCAGCCTGCTCGGCACGGAAAATCTGCATCGGGCCCGCTGGCTGCGCCAGTCCGTCCGGCTCAAGGAACTGCATTCGCATCTGATCGGCGAGCTTTCGGACGTGCTCGAGCAGGGAAAGAAGCAGGGGGTCTTCATCGAGACCGCCGATCCCCTGCATGTCTACCTGACGATCGCGTCGCTCGGCTATTTCTATCTGTCCAACCAGTACACGCTGTCGACGATCTTCGGCCGCGACCTGATCGAGCCGACCCATCTCAATGCCTGGGAAAGGCATATCGTCCACGTCACGCTCGCCTCGATCAAGCGCTGA
- a CDS encoding DUF2264 domain-containing protein, with amino-acid sequence MTYDPASANPLAGNPLETRADMSRALLALFDPLLACFSNGNARVTLNGGGAHFDRAAADLEGFARPLWGLAPLGAGNGDFAHWHRFAEGLANGTDPAHPEYWGTVNGRDQRMVELAALGFALALVPEKIWEPLDARARSNVVAYLKHARQFDYADNNWKFFRIFVDIALDRLGADFDRSLTRQYLQELEGFYIGDGWYRDGNVRRIDHYIPFAMHFYGLIYSKLVDDDYAKRYRERAVLFAQDFRHWFAADGATIPFGRSLTYRFACAGFWSALAFADLEALPWGEVKHLCLQHLRWWKDKPIADRDGVLSIGFGYPNLLMSESYNSAGSPYWAFKAFLPLAIAEDHPFWTAKEKVPEPAPDVVPQRHPGMVIMRAGGDVVALSSGQENLQMRCGTEKYAKFAYSARYGFSVEADERAFALAAFDSALAFSDDGLHYRVRETNEEARLAGEVLYAKWSPFADVDVETWLVPAAPWHIRLHRIGTSRPLRIAEGGFAIGRRDFELDTLSASGGVAYAIGEGDFTGILDLGSSVKRSGLVQKAMPNTNVIVAKTLVPQLRGQIPAGETILVAAVLALDDPAAVSSAWTRPPKAPDIATLEALVREKGVTVSAIEAPGQMP; translated from the coding sequence ATGACCTATGATCCCGCCAGCGCCAACCCGCTCGCAGGTAATCCGCTGGAAACCCGCGCCGATATGAGCCGCGCCCTGCTTGCGCTCTTCGATCCGCTGCTTGCCTGTTTCTCGAATGGTAATGCCCGCGTCACGCTTAATGGCGGAGGCGCCCATTTCGATCGGGCGGCGGCCGATCTCGAAGGGTTCGCTCGTCCGCTCTGGGGATTGGCGCCGCTGGGCGCCGGCAACGGCGACTTCGCCCATTGGCATCGTTTCGCCGAAGGTCTCGCAAACGGCACCGATCCCGCCCATCCCGAATATTGGGGAACGGTGAATGGCCGCGATCAGCGGATGGTCGAGCTTGCCGCTCTCGGTTTTGCCCTGGCTCTGGTGCCCGAAAAGATCTGGGAGCCGCTCGATGCGCGCGCCCGCAGCAATGTCGTTGCCTATCTCAAGCATGCCAGGCAGTTCGACTATGCCGACAACAATTGGAAATTCTTCCGGATCTTTGTCGATATCGCGCTCGATCGTCTCGGCGCCGATTTCGATCGCAGCCTGACGCGGCAATATCTGCAGGAACTCGAAGGCTTTTATATCGGCGACGGCTGGTATCGCGACGGAAACGTGCGCCGTATCGACCACTACATTCCCTTCGCCATGCATTTCTATGGCCTGATCTATTCGAAGCTCGTCGACGACGACTATGCAAAGCGCTACCGCGAGCGCGCGGTCCTCTTCGCCCAGGATTTCCGGCACTGGTTTGCCGCTGACGGGGCGACGATCCCCTTCGGCCGCAGCCTGACCTATCGCTTTGCCTGCGCCGGCTTCTGGTCGGCGCTCGCCTTCGCCGATCTCGAGGCTCTGCCTTGGGGCGAGGTCAAGCATCTCTGCCTGCAGCATCTGCGCTGGTGGAAGGACAAGCCGATTGCCGATCGCGACGGCGTACTGTCGATCGGCTTCGGCTATCCGAACCTGCTGATGTCGGAGAGCTACAATTCCGCGGGCTCCCCTTATTGGGCCTTCAAGGCCTTCCTGCCGCTGGCGATTGCTGAGGATCACCCATTCTGGACGGCGAAGGAAAAAGTGCCGGAGCCGGCTCCTGATGTCGTCCCCCAGCGCCATCCCGGCATGGTGATCATGCGGGCGGGCGGCGATGTCGTGGCACTGTCTTCAGGCCAGGAAAACCTGCAGATGCGGTGCGGCACGGAAAAATACGCGAAGTTCGCTTATTCAGCCCGCTACGGCTTCAGTGTCGAGGCCGATGAGCGTGCCTTTGCGCTTGCCGCCTTCGATTCAGCGCTTGCCTTCAGCGATGACGGCCTGCACTACCGCGTCCGCGAAACGAATGAGGAAGCCAGGCTCGCAGGCGAGGTGCTTTACGCGAAATGGTCGCCTTTTGCCGATGTCGACGTTGAAACCTGGCTCGTGCCCGCTGCACCCTGGCATATCCGCCTCCATAGGATCGGGACAAGCCGGCCGCTACGAATTGCCGAAGGCGGATTTGCCATCGGCCGCCGGGATTTCGAGCTGGATACGTTGTCCGCTTCGGGTGGGGTTGCCTATGCGATCGGCGAAGGCGATTTCACCGGCATTCTCGATCTCGGCTCTTCGGTCAAACGTTCGGGGCTTGTCCAAAAGGCAATGCCCAACACCAATGTGATCGTCGCGAAAACCCTCGTGCCGCAGCTGCGCGGGCAGATACCGGCCGGTGAAACCATCCTGGTGGCGGCAGTGCTGGCACTTGACGATCCCGCTGCCGTCTCGTCTGCATGGACGAGACCGCCGAAAGCGCCTGATATTGCAACGCTGGAGGCCCTGGTGAGAGAAAAGGGCGTGACAGTCAGCGCCATCGAAGCGCCCGGACAAATGCCATGA
- a CDS encoding Gfo/Idh/MocA family protein: protein MEKRRFALIGTGNRGTTMWGKDLLAGWREHVDLTAIVEKNSLRGERARNMIGSNAPLYENIDSMLAEQKPDLVIVCTPDHTHDDIVVRALESGIDVITEKPMTTSVEKIRRILDAEKRTGRRVDVSFNYRYAPTAAKIKELLNAGEIGRVTSVDFHWYLNTKHGADYFRRWHAYTENSGSLFVHKATHHFDLLNWYLDSDPDAVTSFADLQNYGRKGPFRGPRCKLCPHAHECDYYLDLEADPFLDSLYEDPSKIDGYFRDGCVFREDIDIPDTMVVSLRYRNNVHVSYSLNTFQPIEGHHLAFNGTKGRIELRQYEAQPWEEPKEDTILLIRNFPDGKEAVERIVVPHFTGGHYGGDDRMRNMIFKTDMEDKLAQRAGTRAGAMSVLCGIAALTSSRTGKVVNIADLMPELANDGSPNSLRTSR, encoded by the coding sequence ATGGAGAAACGCCGTTTTGCCCTGATCGGTACGGGAAACCGCGGCACCACCATGTGGGGCAAGGATCTGCTTGCCGGCTGGCGCGAGCATGTCGACCTGACCGCCATCGTCGAAAAGAATTCGCTGCGCGGCGAGCGCGCCCGCAACATGATCGGCAGCAATGCGCCGCTCTACGAAAACATCGATTCGATGCTTGCTGAGCAGAAGCCGGATCTCGTCATCGTCTGTACGCCCGACCATACGCATGACGATATCGTCGTGCGGGCGCTGGAGTCCGGCATCGATGTCATTACCGAAAAGCCGATGACGACCTCAGTCGAAAAGATTCGCCGGATTCTGGATGCCGAAAAGCGCACTGGTCGCCGGGTCGACGTATCCTTCAATTATCGCTATGCGCCGACGGCGGCGAAGATCAAGGAATTGCTGAATGCCGGCGAGATCGGCCGGGTCACCTCGGTCGATTTTCATTGGTATCTGAACACCAAGCACGGCGCGGATTATTTCCGCCGCTGGCATGCCTATACGGAAAATTCCGGTAGTCTGTTCGTCCACAAGGCAACGCATCATTTCGATCTGCTGAACTGGTATCTCGACAGCGATCCCGATGCCGTCACCTCCTTCGCCGACCTGCAGAATTACGGCCGCAAGGGCCCGTTCCGCGGCCCGCGCTGCAAGCTCTGTCCGCACGCGCATGAATGCGACTACTACCTCGATCTTGAGGCCGATCCTTTCCTCGATTCGCTTTACGAGGATCCCTCGAAGATCGACGGCTACTTCCGAGACGGCTGCGTCTTCCGCGAGGACATCGACATTCCTGATACGATGGTGGTGTCGCTCCGTTACCGCAACAACGTCCATGTCTCCTATTCGCTGAACACCTTCCAGCCGATCGAGGGCCATCACCTCGCCTTCAACGGCACCAAAGGGCGCATTGAGCTTCGCCAATATGAGGCCCAGCCCTGGGAAGAGCCGAAGGAGGACACGATTCTCCTCATCCGCAATTTCCCTGATGGCAAGGAGGCGGTGGAGCGCATCGTCGTTCCGCATTTCACAGGCGGCCATTACGGCGGCGACGACCGGATGCGCAACATGATCTTCAAGACCGATATGGAAGACAAGCTTGCGCAGCGCGCCGGCACGCGGGCGGGCGCCATGTCGGTGCTCTGCGGCATAGCCGCGTTGACGAGTTCGCGCACCGGCAAGGTGGTCAACATTGCCGATCTGATGCCTGAACTTGCCAATGACGGTTCGCCAAATTCGCTGAGGACGTCGCGCTGA
- a CDS encoding dihydrodipicolinate synthase family protein, which translates to MTTINLPLDGKIVPYTLTGTPIALAKRDAKAFPRIAFAAAHVVADPLADNDPWLTPAIDWERTLAFRHRLWDLGLGVAEAMDTAQRGMGLGWPEARDLIRRALSEAAGRKDALIACGAGTDHLTPGPDVTVDTILRAYEEQIETVEAAGGRIILMASRALAAAAKGPDDYIRVYDRILRQVKEPVIIHWLGEMFDPALEGYWGNRDHIQAMSTCLEVIEAHADKVDGIKISLLSKEKEVAMRRRLPKGVRMYTGDDFNYAELIAGDEEGHSDALLGIFDAIAPAASAALEALGRKSNHEFFDLLEPTVPLSRHIFKAPTRFYKTGVVFLAYLNGLQDHFVMVGGQQSTRSLTHLAELYRLADKARVLADPELATARMKQVLAVHGVN; encoded by the coding sequence GTGACGACGATCAATCTCCCTCTCGACGGCAAGATCGTTCCCTACACGCTGACCGGCACGCCGATCGCGCTAGCCAAGCGCGACGCCAAGGCCTTTCCGCGCATCGCCTTTGCCGCCGCCCATGTCGTCGCCGATCCGCTCGCCGACAACGATCCGTGGCTGACGCCGGCGATCGATTGGGAGCGCACCCTCGCCTTCCGCCACCGGCTCTGGGATCTCGGCCTCGGCGTTGCCGAAGCGATGGATACGGCGCAGCGCGGCATGGGCCTCGGCTGGCCGGAAGCGCGCGACCTCATCCGCCGGGCGCTCAGTGAGGCGGCCGGCCGCAAGGACGCGCTGATCGCCTGCGGCGCCGGCACCGACCATCTGACCCCGGGACCCGACGTCACTGTCGACACCATCCTCAGAGCCTATGAAGAGCAGATCGAAACCGTGGAGGCGGCCGGCGGCCGGATCATCCTAATGGCAAGCCGGGCGCTTGCCGCTGCCGCCAAAGGCCCGGACGACTACATCCGCGTCTATGACCGCATCCTTCGCCAGGTCAAGGAACCCGTCATCATCCATTGGCTCGGCGAAATGTTCGATCCGGCGCTTGAGGGTTACTGGGGCAACCGTGATCATATCCAAGCCATGTCCACCTGCCTCGAGGTGATCGAGGCCCATGCCGACAAGGTCGACGGCATCAAGATCTCGCTGCTCTCCAAGGAGAAGGAAGTGGCGATGCGCCGGCGGCTGCCGAAAGGCGTGCGCATGTATACCGGCGACGATTTCAACTATGCCGAACTGATCGCCGGCGACGAAGAGGGCCATTCCGACGCACTGCTCGGCATTTTCGATGCGATCGCTCCGGCTGCCTCGGCAGCGCTGGAAGCGCTCGGCCGCAAGAGCAACCATGAATTCTTCGATCTGCTGGAGCCGACCGTGCCGCTGTCGCGCCACATATTCAAGGCGCCGACCCGCTTCTACAAGACCGGCGTCGTCTTCCTCGCCTATCTCAACGGCCTGCAGGATCATTTCGTCATGGTCGGCGGCCAGCAGAGCACCCGCTCGCTGACACATCTGGCCGAACTCTACCGCCTGGCCGACAAGGCCCGGGTTCTCGCCGATCCGGAACTCGCAACGGCGCGCATGAAACAGGTGCTTGCCGTCCACGGCGTCAACTGA
- a CDS encoding Gfo/Idh/MocA family protein, giving the protein MARLGIILHGVTGRMGYNQHLVRSILAFRDQGGIALKSGEKLEIDPIIVGRNGAKMEELAKKHGIKRWSTDLDAALANPDDTIFFDAGTTLMRAELLSKALDAGKHVYCEKPISDDLQVALDLARKARGSGLKHGVVQDKLFLPGLRKLALLRDSGFFGKILSVRGEFGYWVFEGDWGVPAQRPSWNYRKGDGGGIILDMLCHWRYVLDNLFGEVKAVSCLGATHIPRRIDEQGKPYDCDTDDAAYATFELEGGAIAQVNSSWAVRVRRDDLVTFQVDGTHGSAVAGLTKCWSQHRVNTPKPVWNPDQPQTIDFYKTWDEVPDTQAFENGFKAQWEMFIRHVVEDAPWPYGLEAGAKGVQLAELGLKSWAERRWLDVPALEF; this is encoded by the coding sequence ATGGCACGCTTGGGGATCATCTTGCACGGCGTCACCGGCCGCATGGGTTACAATCAACACCTGGTGCGTTCGATTCTCGCCTTCCGCGACCAGGGCGGCATTGCGCTGAAATCGGGTGAGAAACTCGAGATCGACCCGATCATCGTCGGCCGCAACGGCGCCAAGATGGAAGAGCTGGCGAAGAAGCACGGCATCAAGCGCTGGTCGACCGATCTCGATGCGGCTCTCGCCAATCCTGACGACACGATCTTCTTCGACGCCGGCACGACGCTGATGCGAGCCGAGCTGCTGTCCAAGGCGCTCGATGCCGGCAAACATGTCTATTGCGAAAAGCCGATTTCCGACGATCTACAGGTGGCACTCGACCTTGCCCGCAAGGCGCGCGGCTCCGGCCTCAAGCATGGCGTCGTGCAGGACAAACTCTTCCTGCCCGGCCTGCGCAAGCTGGCGCTGCTCAGGGATTCCGGCTTCTTCGGCAAGATCCTCTCGGTGCGCGGCGAATTCGGCTACTGGGTTTTTGAAGGCGATTGGGGCGTGCCGGCCCAGCGCCCGTCCTGGAACTATCGCAAGGGCGACGGCGGCGGCATCATCCTCGACATGCTCTGCCACTGGCGCTACGTGCTCGACAATCTGTTCGGCGAAGTCAAAGCCGTATCCTGCCTCGGCGCTACGCATATTCCGCGCCGCATCGACGAGCAGGGCAAGCCCTATGACTGCGACACCGACGATGCGGCCTATGCGACCTTCGAGCTCGAAGGCGGCGCGATCGCGCAGGTCAATTCCTCCTGGGCCGTCCGCGTCCGCCGCGACGACCTCGTCACCTTCCAGGTCGACGGCACGCATGGTTCGGCCGTCGCCGGCCTGACGAAATGCTGGAGCCAGCACCGCGTCAACACGCCGAAGCCGGTCTGGAACCCGGACCAGCCCCAGACGATCGACTTCTACAAGACCTGGGATGAGGTTCCGGACACGCAGGCCTTCGAAAACGGTTTCAAGGCGCAGTGGGAAATGTTCATCCGCCATGTCGTCGAAGACGCGCCGTGGCCCTATGGCCTGGAAGCCGGCGCCAAGGGTGTGCAGCTTGCCGAACTCGGGCTGAAATCCTGGGCCGAGCGTCGCTGGCTCGACGTTCCCGCACTGGAGTTCTGA
- a CDS encoding hydroxyacid dehydrogenase, whose protein sequence is MSQPAIILAMQPSRTQHVLPDEVLRRLSSIGRLLDSKPLQRFDDERASRLLAQAEILITGWGGPYVGPEILAAAPHLKFIVHAAGTVKGVIDDAIFEAGIPVSHSAEANAVPVAEFTLAAIIFAGKRVFRFRDLYVADRNRNRTHPMQREAIGNYRRTVGIVGASRIGRRVIELLKPFDYRLLLADPTLDATEAAGLGTEKADLDELMRQADIVSLHAPSLPSTQHMIDARRLSLMKDGATLINTARGILIDEAALLSALKTGRIDAVLDVTDPEIPEAGSAFYDLPNVFLTPHIAGAIGLERARLGEMAVDEIERFVTGQPLLYQIHRANLENIA, encoded by the coding sequence ATGAGCCAGCCGGCCATTATCCTTGCCATGCAACCGTCGCGCACGCAGCATGTCCTGCCGGATGAGGTTCTGCGCCGGCTGAGTAGTATTGGTCGCCTGCTGGATTCCAAGCCGCTGCAACGCTTCGACGACGAGCGGGCGAGCCGTCTGCTGGCTCAAGCCGAAATCCTGATCACCGGCTGGGGCGGGCCCTATGTCGGGCCTGAAATTCTCGCCGCAGCGCCGCATCTGAAGTTCATCGTCCATGCCGCGGGCACGGTCAAAGGCGTCATCGACGACGCCATCTTCGAAGCGGGTATCCCGGTCAGTCATTCGGCCGAGGCCAATGCCGTGCCGGTGGCCGAATTCACGCTGGCGGCGATCATCTTCGCCGGCAAGCGCGTTTTCCGTTTCCGCGATCTCTACGTCGCCGACCGAAACCGCAACCGCACCCATCCGATGCAGCGCGAAGCGATCGGAAATTACCGCCGCACCGTCGGCATCGTCGGCGCTTCGCGTATCGGCCGGCGCGTCATCGAGCTCCTGAAACCCTTTGACTATAGACTGCTGCTCGCCGACCCGACGCTTGATGCCACCGAGGCGGCCGGCCTCGGAACGGAAAAGGCCGATCTCGACGAATTGATGCGGCAGGCGGATATCGTCTCCCTGCATGCGCCGTCGCTGCCGTCGACACAGCATATGATCGATGCGCGAAGGCTGTCGCTGATGAAGGATGGCGCGACGCTCATCAACACGGCACGCGGCATTCTCATCGATGAGGCGGCCTTGCTTTCAGCGCTCAAGACCGGTCGTATCGACGCGGTCCTCGACGTCACCGATCCGGAAATCCCGGAGGCAGGGTCTGCTTTCTACGATCTGCCGAACGTGTTTCTGACGCCGCATATTGCCGGCGCCATCGGGCTGGAACGGGCACGCCTCGGGGAGATGGCGGTGGATGAGATAGAGCGCTTCGTGACCGGCCAGCCGCTGCTTTACCAGATCCACCGGGCAAATCTCGAAAATATCGCCTGA